One stretch of Orcinus orca chromosome 15, mOrcOrc1.1, whole genome shotgun sequence DNA includes these proteins:
- the RIOK3 gene encoding serine/threonine-protein kinase RIO3, whose amino-acid sequence MDLVGVASPEPGPAAAWAPSKCPWATPQNTISCSLSDVMSEQLAKELQLEEEAAAFPEVVVAEGPFITGENIDTSSDLMLAQMLQMEFDREYDAQLRREEKKFNGDSKVSISFENYRKVHPYEDSDSSEDEVDWQDTRDDPYRPAKPVPTPKKGFIGKGKDITTKHDEVVCGRKNTARMENFAPGFQVGDGIGMDLKLSNHVFNALKQHAYSEERRSARLHEKKEHSTAEKAVDPKTRLLLYKMVNCGMLETITGCISTGKESVVFHAYGGSMEDEKEDSKVIPTECAIKVFKTTLNEFKNRDKYIKDDFRFKDRFSKLNPRKIIRMWAEKEMHNLTRMQRAGIPCPTVVLLKKHILVMSFIGYDQVPAPKLKEVKLSSEEMKEAYYQTLHLMQQLYNECKLVHADLSEYNMLWHAGKVWLIDVSQSVEPTHPHGLEFLFRDCRNVSQFFQKGGVKEALSERELFNAVSGLNISADNEAEFLAEIEALEKMNEDHVQKNGRKAASFLKDDGGPPVLYDE is encoded by the exons ATGGATCTGGTCGGAGTGGCATCCCCTGAGCCCGGGCCGGCAGCGGCCTGGGCACCCAGCAAG tgtcCATGGGCTACCCCTCAAAATACAATATCTTGTTCTTTGTCTGATGTAATGAGTGAACAGTTGGCTAAAGAATTGCAGCTGGAAGAAGAAGCTGCCGCTTTTCCTGAAGTTGT AGTTGCTGAAGGACCATTTATTACTGGAGAAAACATTGACACTTCCAGCGACCTAATGCTGGCTCAGATGCTACAGATGGAATTTGACAGAGAATATGATGCACAGCTTAGgcgtgaagaaaaaaaattcaatggagATAGCAAAG TTTCCATTTCCTTTGAAAATTATCGAAAAGTACATCCTTATGAAGACAGTGATAGCTCTGAAGATGAGGTTGACTGGCAGGATACTCGTGATGATCCCTACAGACCAG CAAAACCAGTTCCTACTCCCAAAAAGGGTTttattggaaaaggaaaagacattaCCACCAAACATGATGAAGTAGTATGTGGGAGAAAGAATACAGCCAGAATGGAAAAT TTTGCACCTGGGTTTCAGGTAGGAGATGGAATTGGAATGGATTTAAAACTATCAAACCATGTTTTCAATGCTTTAAAACAACATGCCTACTCAGAAGAACGTCGAAGTGCCCGCCTCCATGAGAAAAAGGAGCATTCTACTGCA GAAAAAGCAGTTGATCCGAAGACACGTTTACTTCTGTATAAAATGGTCAACTGTGGAATGTTGGAGACAATCACTGGCTGTATTAGTACAGGAAAGGAATCTGTTGTCTTTCATGCATACGGAGGGAG CATGGAGGATGAAAAGGAAGATAGTAAAGTTATACCTACAGAATGTGCCATCAAGGTATTTAAAACAACCCTTAATGAGTTTAAGAATCGTGACAAATATATTAAAGATGATTTCAGGTTTAAAGATCGCTTCAGTAAACTAAATCCACGTAAGATCATCCGCATGTgggcagaaaaagaaatgcacaatctCACAAG AATGCAGAGAGCTGGAATTCCTTGTCCAACAGTTGTGCTCctaaagaaacacattttggtTATGTCTTTTATTGGCTATGATCAAGTTCCAGCCCCTAAATTGAAAGAAGTAAAGCTCAGcagtgaagaaatgaaagaagcctACTATCAAACTCTTCAT TTGATGCAGCAGTTATATAATGAGTGTAAGCTCGTACATGCCGACCTCAGTGAGTACAACATGCTGTGGCATGCTGGGAAG GTCTGGTTGATAGACGTCAGTCAGTCTGTAGAACCAACCCATCCTCATGGCCTGGAGTTCTTGTTCCGTGACTGTAGGAATGTCTCACAG TTTTTCCAGAAAGGAGGCGTAAAGGAAGCCCTTAGTGAACGAGAACTCTTCAATGCCGTTTCAGGCTTAAACATCTCAGCAGATAATGAAGCTGAGTTCTTAGCTGAG atAGAAGCTTTGGAGAAAATGAATGAAGATCACGTTCAGAAGAATGGAAGGAAAGctgcttcatttttgaaagatgatGGAGGTCCGCCAGTGTTATACGACGAATAG